A region of the Candidatus Eisenbacteria bacterium genome:
GAACTCGTCGCAGGCGCTGGCGAGCAGCGGTGATGTGGACTTCTTCATCCCGAGTCCGATCACGTGCTTGCCGTTCTCCTTGAGCTTCGACACCAGCGGCGAGAAATCGCTGTCGCCGGAAACGATCGCGAACGTGTCGATGTGCGCCTTGCTCCAGCTGAGGTCCATTGCGTCGACCACGAGTCGAATGTCGGCGGAGTTCTTGCCCGTGGATTCCCGGCGCGGGATCTCGATCAGCTCGATGCCGTTCTCGTGGAGGCTCCGGGTGTGCTCGCGGAAACGATGCCAGTCCGCATAGGCGACCTTCACGATCACCTTCCCCTTTTCGAGCAAACGATCGAGGACGCGCACGATCTCGAAGGGAGCGCTGGCGTCTCGCAAGCCGAGAGCGATGTTCTCGAAATCGATGAACATGGCGATCTGGAGTTGCGGACCAGCGGTCGGGGCGGCGTTAGGCACATGGGCACTATAACCGAGTCCCAACGCACGCG
Encoded here:
- a CDS encoding NYN domain-containing protein translates to MFIDFENIALGLRDASAPFEIVRVLDRLLEKGKVIVKVAYADWHRFREHTRSLHENGIELIEIPRRESTGKNSADIRLVVDAMDLSWSKAHIDTFAIVSGDSDFSPLVSKLKENGKHVIGLGMKKSTSPLLASACDEFIYYEDLEAGAASSDSGSRPAHGREQAFRLLADTVRALQRENFDVIQASLVKDTMKRKRPDFSEAALGYGSFSELLEDAQESRVVTLRKDDRSGTYVVNAVAAGRPSRGRVSRGKERAVRPGVR